A single window of Loxodonta africana isolate mLoxAfr1 chromosome 10, mLoxAfr1.hap2, whole genome shotgun sequence DNA harbors:
- the NGDN gene encoding neuroguidin — MAAQEVLESDLPSALTLLKNLQEQVMAVTAQVQALTKKVQAGAYPTEKGLSFLEVKDQLLLMYLMDLSHLILHKASGGSLQGHAAALRLVEIRTVLEKIRPLDQKLKYQIDKLVKTAVTGSLSENDPLRFKPHPSNMMSKLSSEDEEEDEAEEGQSEASGKKSVKGASKKYVPPRLVPVHYDETEAEREKKRLERAKKRALSSSVIRELKEQYSDAPEEIRDARHPHVTRQSQEDQHRVNYEESMMVRLSVSKREKGRRKRASVMSSQLHSLTHFSDISALTGGTPHLDEDQNPIKKRKKILKKGRKKKGFRRRR; from the exons ATGGCGGCGCAG GAGGTGCTAGAGTCAGACCTGCCAAGCGCCCTGACACTTCTGAAAAACCTCCAGGAGCAG GTGATGGCTGTAACTGCTCAAGTGCAAGCGCTGACAAAAAAAGTTCAAGCTGGAGCCTATCCTACAGAGAAG GGTCTCAGCTTCTTGGAAGTGAAAGACCAGCTGCTGCTCATGTACCTTATGGATTTGAGCCACCTCATCTTACACAAAGCCTCGGGAGGGTCTCTTCAGGGACATGCTGCAGCTTTGAGACTGGTGGAGATTCGTACG GTCTTGGAAAAGATTCGTCCCTTGGACCAAAAACTGAAGTATCAAATTGACAAACTGGTCAAGACTGCAGTGACAGGCAGCCTCA GTGAAAATGACCCACTTCGCTTTAAGCCTCATCCCAGCAATATGATGAGCAAG CTGAGCTCAGAGGATGAGGAAGAAGATGAAGCAGAGGAAGGCCAGTCTGAGGCCTCGGGGAAGAAATCTGTAAAAGGAGCATCTAAGAAATATGTTCCTCCACGCTTGGTTCCGGTACATTATG ATGAAACAGAAGCCGAGCGGGAGAAGAAGCGCCTGGAACGAGCCAAGAAACGGGCGTTGAGCAGCTCTGTCATACGGGAACTTAAGGAGCAGTACTCTGATGCTCCAGAGGAAATCCGTGACGCTCGGCATCCTCACGTCACTCGCCAGAGTCAGGAGGACCAACACAG GGTTAACTATGAGGAGAGCATGATGGTGCGTCTAAGTGTCAGTAAGCGAGAGAAAGGGCGGCGAAAACGAGCAAGTGTCATGAGCTCACAACTTCACTCCCTCACGCACTTCAGTGACATCAGTGCTTTGACAGGAGGAACCCCTCATCTTGATGAG GACCAGAATCCTATTAAGAAGCGGAAGAAGATCCTTAAGAAAGGTCGGAAGAAGAAAG GTTTTCGGAGGCGGCGGTGA